A stretch of the Geovibrio thiophilus genome encodes the following:
- a CDS encoding O-methyltransferase → MKNDILIPGILEYIRSTVRAKNEDMHDYAKKHDVPSVEPETGELLRLLASVLKPASVLEIGSGIGTSTTYIKQGFPSAKITGIDHNPNRIAVAKTLCIELENVEFISESAVAYLNRTAETYDMVFIDSVKRIYPLMWQTVKSRVNKGGLVIFDDVLLFGMLAMETAEVSKKYRQGRDELLNFIEEIKNDMPASSTLLPVGSGVLLVNF, encoded by the coding sequence ATGAAAAACGATATATTAATCCCCGGTATTCTCGAATACATCCGTTCTACAGTCAGAGCGAAAAATGAAGATATGCACGACTATGCCAAAAAACACGATGTTCCTTCCGTCGAACCGGAAACAGGAGAGCTCCTCCGCCTGCTCGCATCCGTGCTTAAACCCGCCTCAGTTCTTGAAATCGGCAGCGGCATAGGTACATCCACCACGTATATAAAACAGGGCTTTCCCAGTGCGAAAATAACCGGAATTGACCACAATCCCAACCGCATAGCCGTGGCGAAAACCCTCTGCATTGAGCTGGAAAATGTGGAATTCATAAGCGAATCCGCAGTCGCGTACCTTAACCGCACAGCAGAAACCTATGACATGGTGTTTATCGACTCCGTAAAAAGAATCTACCCGCTGATGTGGCAGACTGTCAAAAGCAGAGTCAATAAAGGCGGACTTGTAATATTCGATGATGTGCTCCTCTTCGGAATGCTCGCCATGGAAACAGCGGAAGTCTCCAAAAAATACCGCCAAGGACGTGACGAACTCCTCAATTTCATCGAGGAAATAAAAAATGATATGCCAGCTTCGTCTACGTTATTACCTGTTGGCTCCGGCGTTTTGCTGGTGAATTTTTGA
- a CDS encoding MotE family protein has protein sequence MNKLILSALFMCLTVLTAQAQSIVDIQSLAARLEAKEQELRKKETELSDKEKRLKALEEELIAKENELNAIKDTITKRLNEVQSSEDKNLEALARIYSSTKPKSAAEIFVKMDTDKAVQLIRKIPPMNAGKIMAALGKIDAEKASQITEKLTPEKVNLGQ, from the coding sequence ATGAATAAACTTATTCTCTCGGCACTTTTTATGTGCCTGACTGTGCTTACCGCACAGGCGCAGAGCATTGTGGATATTCAGAGCCTAGCTGCAAGGCTTGAGGCTAAGGAGCAGGAGCTCAGGAAAAAGGAAACAGAGCTGTCAGACAAGGAAAAGCGTCTGAAAGCCCTTGAGGAAGAGCTCATCGCCAAGGAAAACGAGCTCAACGCAATCAAGGACACTATCACCAAAAGACTGAATGAGGTTCAGTCCAGCGAGGACAAAAACCTTGAGGCTCTTGCCAGAATATACTCATCCACCAAGCCCAAGTCAGCGGCGGAAATCTTCGTGAAAATGGACACAGATAAAGCCGTTCAGCTTATCAGAAAGATTCCCCCCATGAACGCAGGCAAGATCATGGCGGCTCTCGGTAAAATTGATGCTGAAAAAGCATCGCAGATAACGGAAAAACTCACTCCTGAAAAGGTAAATCTCGGTCAGTAA
- a CDS encoding flagellar export protein FliJ, which produces MNAKFKLEKVLEHRERLYELEKNKLRELETKLRTITAQLMEMLETEKQKHAEKEEAKLSGQMQFVRMYDEYILKLEGHRKTMERMAHDARIAVERQKKKTVQAMNNHKIMLKLKEKHVKDYMAYLDKEEMKMIDELIVSRSGRNE; this is translated from the coding sequence ATGAACGCCAAATTCAAGCTGGAAAAGGTTCTGGAGCACAGAGAGCGGCTTTACGAGTTGGAGAAGAACAAACTCCGTGAGCTCGAAACCAAGCTCCGCACCATCACCGCACAGCTTATGGAGATGCTTGAGACCGAAAAACAGAAGCACGCCGAAAAGGAAGAAGCCAAGCTCAGCGGACAGATGCAGTTTGTGCGCATGTACGATGAATATATCCTCAAGCTTGAAGGGCACAGAAAAACCATGGAGCGTATGGCGCATGATGCCCGCATTGCGGTTGAACGGCAGAAGAAAAAAACCGTGCAGGCTATGAATAATCACAAAATTATGCTGAAGCTCAAGGAAAAGCATGTTAAAGACTATATGGCGTATCTGGACAAGGAAGAAATGAAAATGATAGATGAACTCATAGTTTCAAGGAGCGGCAGAAATGAATAA
- the fliI gene encoding flagellar protein export ATPase FliI: MKNLNRLRQINAKEEIVISGRVTKIIGLTIEADGPLLGIGTRCAIEGSDGRTVLAEIIGFNDNRIILMPYGDSEGIAPGSRVHNTALGNTVRVSENMLGRILNGLGEPIDGKGPIQDYELVKVYSSPPLPLEREIIRESISTGVKAIDALMTCGSGQRVGIFAGSGVGKSVLLGMIARNTEADVNVIALIGERGREVREFVERDLGTEGLARSVVIVATSDQSALVRKLGAFVATAVAEYFRAKGKNVMFMMDSVTRFAMAQREIGLTVGEPPTSKGYTPSVFALLPKLLERAGTKRGEGAVTGLYTVLVEGDDMNDPIADSVRSIIDGHIVLDRLLAARNHYPAIDILMSASRLMKEIITKEDFASAGRFRDLLSAYREAEDLINIGAYVRGSNPRIDEAMAKINRINEFLRQGIDESFTHEEARTKLNEITAG, from the coding sequence ATGAAGAACTTGAATCGACTCAGACAGATAAACGCTAAGGAAGAGATTGTGATCTCCGGCAGGGTGACGAAGATAATCGGACTCACCATAGAGGCTGACGGACCCCTGCTGGGAATCGGCACCAGATGCGCCATAGAAGGCAGCGACGGCAGAACTGTTCTGGCGGAGATAATCGGCTTCAACGACAACAGAATAATCCTTATGCCCTACGGAGACAGCGAAGGCATAGCCCCCGGAAGCAGGGTGCACAATACAGCGCTGGGCAACACCGTAAGAGTCTCCGAAAACATGCTGGGGCGCATACTCAACGGTCTCGGCGAACCCATAGACGGTAAAGGTCCCATACAGGACTATGAGCTGGTAAAGGTCTATTCCTCGCCACCGCTGCCCCTTGAAAGGGAAATCATACGTGAATCAATCTCCACCGGAGTGAAAGCCATAGACGCTCTCATGACCTGCGGTTCAGGGCAGAGGGTTGGCATCTTTGCCGGTTCCGGCGTCGGCAAGTCTGTCCTTCTCGGCATGATAGCCAGAAACACAGAAGCGGATGTCAACGTCATAGCCCTTATCGGCGAACGCGGCAGAGAAGTGCGCGAGTTCGTGGAGAGGGACTTGGGAACAGAAGGACTTGCAAGAAGCGTTGTAATAGTCGCCACCAGCGACCAGTCCGCCCTTGTACGCAAGCTCGGAGCATTTGTCGCCACCGCCGTAGCCGAATATTTCAGGGCAAAGGGCAAAAACGTCATGTTTATGATGGATTCAGTGACAAGGTTCGCAATGGCGCAGAGGGAAATAGGACTCACAGTGGGTGAGCCGCCCACCTCAAAGGGTTACACTCCGTCGGTTTTCGCACTTCTGCCCAAGCTGCTGGAAAGAGCGGGCACAAAGAGAGGCGAAGGGGCTGTCACAGGTCTTTACACCGTTCTTGTGGAGGGTGACGACATGAACGATCCCATAGCGGATTCCGTGCGTTCGATCATTGACGGCCACATAGTTCTGGACAGGCTGCTCGCAGCCCGCAACCACTATCCGGCAATAGATATTCTCATGAGCGCCAGCAGGCTGATGAAGGAGATAATAACAAAAGAGGACTTCGCCTCCGCAGGGCGTTTTCGGGATCTCCTCAGCGCATACCGTGAGGCGGAAGACCTGATCAACATCGGCGCGTATGTGAGGGGCAGTAACCCCAGAATCGATGAGGCAATGGCTAAAATTAATCGCATAAATGAGTTTCTCCGTCAGGGGATAGACGAAAGTTTCACCCATGAGGAAGCCCGTACAAAGCTTAATGAAATAACGGCGGGATGA
- a CDS encoding FliH/SctL family protein: MSRKIIGKNRQKQLKEMDITSFGDVERGEKSFTLEKLKDTVAVGGEIPFLFASFDTAVNLGKARIVGDSSVFVDKAGKSEPDPKPEMKKEQPKEFAEAVFKEAEIKEEPPAMDEKKLQELLKAEYDRAFNDGYKKGMLEAAENSRKQYNKEKSDYIEMLQGAYKEVISRSGVFSSAVKELDSALPEMLTHFLETLIGAERKVNGRLIVSVIKKSLASLHELSRVVFRVNPDDLETVQKAYPDYDSVADPSVTQGGLKIETSIGEMDYTIETMLENFKKLIYEELESTQTDKR, encoded by the coding sequence ATGTCCAGAAAAATCATCGGCAAAAACAGACAAAAACAGCTCAAAGAAATGGATATTACCAGTTTCGGAGATGTGGAGCGCGGAGAGAAAAGCTTTACGCTTGAAAAGCTTAAGGATACCGTTGCTGTCGGCGGGGAGATCCCGTTTCTTTTTGCCAGCTTCGATACAGCAGTAAATCTCGGCAAAGCCCGCATAGTGGGTGATTCCTCTGTTTTTGTGGATAAGGCGGGCAAGTCTGAACCTGACCCCAAGCCCGAGATGAAGAAGGAGCAGCCTAAAGAGTTCGCCGAAGCAGTCTTCAAGGAAGCTGAAATAAAGGAAGAGCCCCCTGCGATGGATGAGAAGAAATTGCAGGAGCTCCTGAAAGCCGAATATGACAGGGCTTTCAATGACGGCTACAAGAAAGGGATGCTGGAAGCGGCGGAAAATTCCAGAAAGCAGTATAATAAAGAGAAAAGTGACTACATAGAAATGCTTCAGGGTGCCTACAAAGAGGTTATATCCCGCTCGGGTGTGTTCTCCTCCGCAGTAAAGGAGCTGGACAGCGCCCTGCCGGAAATGCTTACTCATTTCCTTGAAACCCTCATAGGCGCGGAAAGAAAAGTGAACGGGCGCCTGATCGTCTCTGTCATTAAAAAGAGTCTGGCAAGCCTGCATGAACTCAGCCGAGTGGTGTTCAGGGTTAATCCGGATGATCTGGAGACGGTTCAGAAGGCTTATCCTGATTACGACTCGGTCGCAGATCCGTCCGTTACTCAGGGCGGACTGAAGATAGAAACAAGCATAGGGGAGATGGACTACACCATCGAAACCATGTTGGAGAACTTTAAGAAGCTGATCTATGAAGAACTTGAATCGACTCAGACAGATAAACGCTAA
- the fliG gene encoding flagellar motor switch protein FliG, producing MSLSSSGIKKAAAVLIALGEEISSSIFAHLDDDEVQEISKEIAMTKIIPPEEMDETIEEFYNMMLAKKFIAKGGLEYAKSVLVKSLGPERARKIIDRLTKMMEQSSGFEFLTKIDPKQLAKFIQTEHPQTIALILAHLDPSHAAESLAQLPEELKAEITLRIANLQDISPTVVKTLSRVLEERFESLSSYNVEVGGVKSVAEIFNRMDRVTSKATLEKLEKEAPELVAAIRDMMFVFEDIKELNDVAIQEILKKADKKALTLALKGADEDTKERFFRNMSKRAVETMREEMDYMGPVKLKEVEKAQHEIVAIVRELDEEGVINLGGGEEEQYV from the coding sequence ATGAGTCTTTCCAGTTCAGGCATCAAAAAGGCCGCAGCGGTGCTCATCGCCCTCGGCGAGGAAATTTCCTCTTCTATTTTCGCTCATCTTGATGATGACGAGGTGCAGGAGATCTCAAAAGAGATCGCCATGACCAAGATCATCCCTCCTGAGGAGATGGATGAAACGATAGAAGAATTCTACAACATGATGCTTGCGAAGAAATTCATCGCCAAAGGCGGTCTGGAGTACGCGAAAAGCGTTCTTGTTAAGTCTCTTGGTCCTGAGCGCGCAAGGAAGATTATAGATCGCCTCACTAAAATGATGGAGCAGTCAAGCGGCTTTGAATTCCTTACCAAAATAGACCCCAAGCAGCTTGCTAAATTCATCCAGACAGAGCACCCGCAGACAATTGCTCTCATACTTGCCCACCTTGACCCCAGCCACGCGGCGGAGTCACTGGCGCAGCTCCCCGAGGAGCTTAAGGCTGAGATAACGCTGAGAATAGCAAATCTTCAGGATATATCACCGACGGTGGTAAAAACCCTTTCCCGAGTCCTTGAGGAAAGGTTTGAATCCCTGTCCTCATACAATGTCGAAGTGGGCGGCGTTAAGTCTGTCGCTGAGATATTCAACCGTATGGACAGAGTGACAAGCAAGGCTACTCTGGAAAAACTGGAGAAGGAAGCGCCGGAGCTTGTTGCCGCCATACGTGACATGATGTTCGTTTTTGAAGACATCAAAGAACTTAATGATGTGGCTATTCAGGAAATACTTAAGAAAGCGGATAAAAAAGCTCTTACTCTTGCCCTCAAGGGCGCAGACGAGGATACCAAGGAACGTTTCTTCAGAAACATGTCCAAACGCGCGGTGGAAACAATGCGCGAAGAGATGGACTACATGGGTCCCGTCAAGCTCAAAGAGGTGGAGAAGGCTCAGCACGAGATTGTCGCCATTGTACGCGAACTCGACGAAGAAGGGGTTATCAACCTCGGCGGCGGAGAGGAAGAGCAGTACGTTTAA
- the fliF gene encoding flagellar basal-body MS-ring/collar protein FliF — protein MALQDVVTQFKDIFEKLTLVQKISIGAALTAVLVTLGVLLVWANRPVYKTLYANMNADDAPLVIEKLKEGNVPYRLKEGGGTVEVPQELVYDTRLELAREGLPKGGGAGFELFDKSSYGMTEFLQDVNYQRALQGELARTISSLNEIEEARVHLTIPKNRLFISEEESAKAAVVLKLRRGAELNREQVKAIGSLVSGSVKGLTTDSVQIVDTTGRLLSEFMDEENSPVMMTQTQLEYQKRIERELESKLYGILGRAIGETGAVAKVTAEIDFSKRETSREEFGREPVIRSSENIETISSNSPEGPQGVPGVESNLAEPQVLGGNSNSSYEHTEERSNFEIDKTVTKEVKAFGTIKKISVAVVVDNKNIFRRDNATGDQVTESVPRTPEELTSIRNLVATAVGFDQTRGDQVEVTNISFDTSSQQQEQLLLQREKTVELITIASKYALAVIILLLFYFAVVRRILKKLDKTVTYNDDGTITVSSALDSVDVTLKDSSGFPKTLEELEREVEQELDESIPMNTDAVKSKVMLKKIEEFCEEDPEGAANIIKSMLKG, from the coding sequence ATGGCACTTCAAGACGTCGTAACTCAGTTTAAAGATATTTTTGAGAAACTGACTCTTGTTCAGAAAATTTCCATCGGCGCCGCGCTTACTGCGGTGCTTGTTACTCTGGGTGTCCTTCTCGTCTGGGCAAACAGACCCGTCTACAAAACCCTTTATGCCAACATGAATGCGGACGATGCCCCTTTGGTTATAGAAAAACTCAAGGAAGGTAACGTTCCATACAGGCTTAAAGAAGGCGGGGGCACGGTGGAAGTTCCGCAGGAGCTGGTTTATGACACGAGGCTGGAACTCGCCCGTGAAGGTTTGCCCAAGGGCGGCGGAGCAGGGTTTGAGCTTTTCGATAAATCATCCTACGGAATGACCGAGTTTCTTCAGGATGTCAACTATCAGAGAGCCCTTCAGGGCGAACTCGCCAGAACAATAAGCAGTCTCAATGAGATAGAAGAGGCGAGGGTACACCTTACCATCCCCAAAAACAGGCTTTTCATATCCGAAGAGGAATCAGCCAAGGCGGCTGTGGTGCTCAAACTCAGGAGAGGAGCCGAACTGAACCGTGAGCAGGTTAAAGCTATAGGCTCTCTCGTTTCCGGTTCCGTAAAAGGGCTGACTACAGACAGCGTGCAGATTGTGGATACCACGGGCAGGCTTCTCAGCGAATTTATGGACGAAGAAAATTCCCCTGTTATGATGACCCAGACCCAGCTTGAATATCAGAAAAGGATAGAGCGTGAACTTGAGTCCAAGCTTTACGGCATTCTCGGCAGAGCCATCGGAGAAACCGGCGCTGTGGCAAAGGTCACAGCCGAAATAGATTTCTCCAAAAGGGAAACCAGCAGGGAAGAGTTCGGACGTGAACCTGTAATCCGCTCATCCGAAAACATAGAGACAATAAGCTCAAACTCGCCGGAAGGACCTCAGGGAGTTCCGGGGGTTGAATCAAACCTAGCCGAGCCGCAGGTGCTCGGCGGCAATTCAAACTCATCCTACGAACACACGGAAGAAAGATCGAACTTTGAAATAGATAAAACAGTTACCAAGGAAGTAAAGGCCTTCGGGACAATTAAGAAAATCTCTGTCGCCGTTGTTGTGGACAATAAAAATATTTTCCGCAGAGACAACGCCACAGGGGATCAGGTAACCGAGAGCGTGCCGCGGACGCCTGAAGAGCTCACATCCATCCGAAACCTTGTCGCCACAGCCGTAGGCTTTGATCAGACAAGGGGTGATCAGGTGGAAGTGACAAACATATCGTTTGATACATCTTCACAGCAGCAGGAGCAGCTTCTGCTCCAGAGAGAGAAAACAGTGGAACTCATAACTATAGCATCCAAATATGCCCTTGCGGTTATTATTCTGCTTCTGTTTTATTTTGCCGTGGTCAGGCGAATCCTCAAGAAACTGGACAAAACCGTCACCTACAACGACGACGGAACGATTACCGTGTCCTCAGCGCTTGATTCCGTGGATGTAACTCTTAAGGACAGCTCCGGATTCCCCAAAACTCTTGAAGAACTTGAAAGAGAAGTCGAGCAGGAGCTTGACGAAAGCATACCAATGAACACTGACGCCGTTAAGTCCAAGGTAATGCTTAAGAAGATAGAAGAATTCTGCGAAGAGGATCCCGAAGGCGCGGCGAATATCATAAAATCAATGTTGAAAGGTTAA
- the fliE gene encoding flagellar hook-basal body complex protein FliE translates to MAEINNINFLLPNKLEDSSSSKPAGTQSESGADFSALLKDALSSVNDAQLEANEAVQKVLSGETKDIHSTMIALQKADVSLKLMLEVKNKIVEAYQEVMRTQV, encoded by the coding sequence ATGGCAGAGATCAATAACATTAATTTCCTTTTGCCGAATAAGCTTGAAGACAGTTCCTCCTCCAAGCCTGCGGGCACACAGAGCGAATCGGGCGCAGACTTTTCCGCCCTGCTCAAGGATGCCCTCAGCAGCGTTAACGACGCTCAGCTTGAGGCGAATGAGGCTGTGCAGAAAGTACTCAGCGGCGAAACGAAGGACATTCATTCCACTATGATTGCTCTCCAGAAAGCAGATGTTTCCCTCAAACTCATGCTCGAGGTTAAGAATAAAATCGTTGAAGCTTACCAAGAGGTTATGAGAACTCAAGTATAG
- the flgC gene encoding flagellar basal body rod protein FlgC has translation MSFTHVMDVSATGLSAQRIRIGAISSNLANAQTTRTADGGPYQRKDVVFEQVMKGEYAGGVRVQRVIDDEKPPTLKYEPDHPDANEEGYVAYPNVNPIEEMVNMLEASKSYEANATVFETAKQLALRALEIGRA, from the coding sequence ATGAGCTTTACACATGTAATGGATGTTTCCGCGACGGGGCTTTCCGCGCAGAGAATAAGAATAGGCGCCATATCCTCAAACCTTGCAAACGCCCAGACCACAAGAACTGCGGACGGCGGTCCCTACCAGCGTAAAGACGTTGTGTTTGAACAGGTTATGAAGGGCGAATACGCAGGCGGCGTGCGCGTCCAGAGAGTTATAGACGACGAAAAACCGCCCACTCTGAAATATGAGCCCGACCATCCTGACGCAAATGAGGAAGGCTACGTGGCATACCCGAACGTTAACCCCATCGAAGAGATGGTGAATATGCTCGAAGCTTCCAAGAGCTACGAAGCAAACGCCACAGTCTTTGAAACAGCCAAGCAGCTGGCTCTGAGAGCGCTGGAGATAGGCAGGGCTTAA
- the flgB gene encoding flagellar basal body rod protein FlgB, producing the protein MRNIFSMSNVDKLSYGMDTASVKNNVIAENIANVDTPTYKASKLEFDEVMQDFLGTGKKLPLAQTHAKHFSTGGFSGVPADYVRFQNNPSLRNDGNDVNLDYEMSEMAANSVLYQELSQITAGTFTKLKTAIQGR; encoded by the coding sequence ATGAGAAATATTTTCAGCATGTCTAACGTTGATAAGCTTTCCTACGGCATGGACACCGCGTCCGTTAAGAATAACGTGATAGCGGAAAACATAGCCAATGTCGATACCCCGACATACAAGGCAAGCAAGCTGGAATTTGACGAGGTTATGCAGGATTTTCTCGGAACAGGGAAAAAACTTCCACTCGCTCAAACTCATGCAAAGCATTTCTCAACAGGCGGTTTCAGCGGAGTTCCCGCCGATTATGTACGGTTTCAGAACAACCCCTCTCTCCGCAATGACGGCAACGATGTGAATCTCGACTATGAAATGAGTGAAATGGCGGCAAACTCGGTGCTTTATCAGGAACTCAGCCAGATAACGGCAGGCACTTTCACCAAACTTAAAACAGCTATACAGGGCAGGTAA
- a CDS encoding C40 family peptidase, whose translation MMKKKHFLLLLLVFVITGCLGGRPAPYSGGGRVDASDIERMKYSIQVGAFGSVTNAANYTDKLNAAGVDAYFFLDDSGLYKVRIGDFPSYDRAVRYAVNLRTRNQIDDYFIIRPEDYDYNFRPEDLERKGIRTNLVKTAHKYIGVPYRWGGESASGGFDCSGLTMVVYKLNGLNLPRNSRAQFDHGKFVLKSELKPGDLVFFATGRAKRVSHVGIYIGSGKFIHAPGRGRNVTVADLNDSYFVRTYMGARKYI comes from the coding sequence ATGATGAAGAAAAAGCATTTTCTACTGCTTTTACTGGTGTTTGTGATAACGGGGTGTCTCGGCGGACGCCCCGCGCCCTACAGCGGCGGCGGACGTGTTGACGCATCGGACATTGAGAGGATGAAGTACTCCATTCAGGTCGGTGCTTTCGGAAGCGTGACCAACGCGGCAAACTATACGGATAAGCTCAATGCCGCCGGTGTGGATGCTTATTTCTTCCTCGATGATTCAGGACTTTACAAAGTCCGCATTGGTGATTTTCCCTCATATGACAGGGCGGTGAGATACGCCGTAAACCTGCGCACCAGAAACCAGATAGACGATTACTTCATTATCCGTCCCGAAGACTATGACTACAACTTCCGCCCGGAAGACCTTGAACGGAAGGGAATCAGGACAAACCTTGTGAAAACCGCCCACAAATACATCGGCGTGCCTTACAGATGGGGCGGTGAAAGCGCTTCCGGCGGGTTTGACTGCTCAGGGCTCACCATGGTTGTCTACAAGCTCAACGGACTGAATCTTCCCCGCAATTCCAGAGCTCAGTTTGACCATGGAAAATTCGTCCTCAAGAGCGAACTTAAGCCCGGCGACTTAGTATTCTTCGCTACAGGCAGGGCGAAAAGGGTTTCTCACGTTGGTATCTACATAGGCTCGGGCAAATTCATACACGCACCCGGACGGGGGCGTAATGTCACCGTCGCGGACCTCAATGATTCATACTTTGTCCGCACTTATATGGGCGCGCGCAAATATATCTGA
- a CDS encoding ABC transporter ATP-binding protein, with amino-acid sequence MLEINGISTYYGNIQALHDVSLKINEGEIITLIGANGAGKTTTLLSVSGIVQPKSGEILFKGEPIHRMKPDKIVKMGICQVPEGRHIFPYLTVSENLDLGAFLRKDREGIKKDLEQVYDLFPRLAERRHQQGGTLSGGEQQMLAISRALMARPRLLLLDEPSLGLAPLIVQQIFEIIRKIKEESGTTIFLVEQNANLALKVADRGYVMETGRVTMEDKASNLLSNEDVKKAYLGI; translated from the coding sequence TATTCAGGCGCTCCATGATGTTTCGCTTAAAATAAACGAAGGCGAGATCATAACGCTTATCGGAGCGAACGGAGCAGGGAAGACCACCACTCTTCTCTCTGTAAGCGGTATAGTTCAGCCCAAGTCGGGCGAAATCCTTTTCAAGGGTGAGCCGATACACAGGATGAAGCCGGATAAAATCGTTAAAATGGGCATCTGTCAGGTTCCTGAGGGAAGACATATTTTCCCCTACCTCACGGTGTCTGAAAACCTTGACCTCGGTGCTTTTCTCAGAAAAGACAGGGAAGGGATAAAGAAGGATCTTGAACAGGTGTACGACCTTTTCCCCAGACTGGCGGAAAGAAGACACCAGCAGGGCGGAACCCTCAGCGGCGGTGAACAGCAGATGCTCGCCATCTCCCGCGCGCTTATGGCAAGACCCCGTCTTCTGCTTCTGGATGAACCCTCGCTGGGGCTTGCTCCGCTGATAGTTCAGCAGATTTTTGAGATTATCAGGAAAATAAAAGAGGAAAGCGGGACGACAATCTTCCTTGTTGAGCAGAACGCTAACCTTGCCCTCAAGGTAGCCGACAGAGGCTATGTTATGGAGACGGGCAGGGTGACAATGGAAGACAAGGCATCTAACCTGCTTTCCAACGAAGACGTTAAAAAAGCCTATCTTGGGATCTGA